One genomic window of Pocillopora verrucosa isolate sample1 chromosome 8, ASM3666991v2, whole genome shotgun sequence includes the following:
- the LOC131785038 gene encoding uncharacterized protein — MSLVICVLLITSCVTFASSEEELYGVVNDGKFYERHPPQYASDNWLGSATLIGSGEWNSFQFLFFHPDGTLYGVHNDRFYKGPPPKATGTDAAQDWMNTATLVGTGGWHVFQFLFFDPEGILYGVADGKFYRRAPPTHGSDNWLGSATLVGSGGWQVFQFLFFDPMGMLYGVENGRFHKREPPTHAGDNWLGSATLIGTGGWNHFKLLFFLNDGKLYGVNNDKFYKRTPPVRGNDNWLGSAELIGSGGWSVFKFLMGPLRPPPRLYGVVNDGKFYERHPPQYASDNWLGSATLIGSGEWNSFQFLFFHPDGTLYGVHNDRFYKGPPPKATGTDAAQDWMNTATLVGTGGWHVFQFLFFDPEGILYGVADGKFYRRAPPTHGSDNWLGSATLVGSGGWQVFQFLFFDPMGMLYGVENGKFYKREPPTHAGDNWLGSATLIGTGGWNHFKLLFFLNDGKLYGVHNDKFYKRTPPVRGNDNWLGSAELIGSGGWSVFKFLMGRLGPV; from the exons ATGAGTCTTGTCATCTGCGTTTTGCTGATCACTTCTTGTGTGACTTTCGCCAG ctccgAAGAGGAGCTCTATGGAGTTGTCAATGATGGTAAGTTCTACGAGCGACATCCACCTCAATATGCCAGCGACAATTGGCTGGGATCAGCCACTTTGATCGGCAGTGGAGAGTGGAACAGCTTCCAGTTTTTGTTCTTCCACCCAGACGGTACTTTATATGGTGTTCACAACGACAGGTTCTACAAAGGGCCTCCCCCTAAAGCTACCGGTACCGATGCTGCTCAGGACTGGATGAATACAGCGACTCTTGTGGGCACTGGAGGATGGCATGTCTTccagtttctgttttttgatCCTGAAGGTATACTCTATGGTGTTGCCGATGGCAAGTTTTATCGGCGAGCCCCTCCTACACATGGCTCAGACAACTGGCTGGGATCTGCTACACTGGTTGGAAGTGGCGGCTGGCAAGTATTCCAGTTCTTGTTCTTCGACCCAATGGGAATGTTGTATGGCGTTGAAAACGGCAGGTTTCACAAGAGAGAGCCACCCACGCATGCAGGAGACAACTGGTTGGGATCAGCAACTCTTATTGGTACTGGAGGATGGAACCATTTCAAGCTGCTTTTTTTCCTGAATGACGGCAAGCTGTATGGTGTCAACAACGACAAGTTCTACAAGCGTACACCTCCTGTCCGTGGGAACGATAACTGGCTGGGCTCTGCAGAATTGATAGGCTCAGGTGGCTGGTCTGTGTTTAAGTTCCTGATGGGTCCTCTGAGGCCACCTCCAAG ACTCTATGGAGTTGTCAATGATGGTAAGTTCTACGAGCGACATCCACCTCAATATGCCAGCGACAATTGGCTGGGATCAGCCACTTTGATCGGCAGTGGAGAGTGGAACAGCTTCCAGTTTTTGTTCTTCCACCCAGACGGTACTTTATATGGTGTTCACAACGACAGGTTCTACAAAGGGCCTCCCCCTAAAGCTACCGGTACCGATGCTGCTCAGGACTGGATGAATACAGCGACTCTTGTGGGCACTGGAGGATGGCATGTCTTccagtttctgttttttgatCCTGAAGGGATACTGTATGGTGTTGCCGATGGCAAGTTTTATCGGCGAGCCCCCCCTACACATGGCTCAGACAACTGGCTGGGATCTGCTACACTGGTTGGAAGTGGCGGCTGGCAAGTATTCCAGTTCTTGTTCTTCGACCCAATGGGAATGCTGTATGGCGTTGAAAACGGCAAATTTTACAAGAGAGAGCCACCCACGCATGCAGGAGACAACTGGCTGGGATCAGCAACTCTCATTGGTACTGGAGGATGGAACCATTTCAAGCTGCTTTTTTTCCTGAATGACGGCAAGCTGTATGGCGTGCACAACGACAAGTTCTACAAGCGTACACCTCCTGTCCGTGGGAACGATAACTGGCTGGGCTCTGCAGAATTGATAGGCTCAGGTGGCTGGTCTGTGTTTAAGTTCCTGATGGGACGTCTGGGTCCTGTCTGA